Part of the Arthrobacter gengyunqii genome is shown below.
GATCGGAGCAACACCCTTGGGGGTACGTGCTTCGAAGAGCTCCTGGATACGGGGCAGACCCTGGGTGATATCTTCCGCGGAAGCAACACCACCGGTGTGGAAGGTACGCATGGTCAGCTGGGTACCCGGCTCACCAATGGACTGTGCGGCGATGATGCCCACGGCCTCGCCGATGTCCACGGTCTTACCCGTGGCCAGGGAGCGGCCGTAGCAGAGTGCACAGGTACCGACGGCGGACTCACAGGTGAGTACGGAGCGGACCTTGATGTCGGTGACACCGGCTTCGAACAGCTTCGCGATGAGGACGTCGCCCACATCGTCGCCGCCCTTGGCCAGGACATTGCCCTGGGGGTCGACGACGTCGGTGGCCAGCGTACGTGCGTACGCCGAGTTCTCGACCTCTTCGTGCAGCTGCAGTTCGCCCTTGGAGTCCGGCACTGCGATGGTGACGTTCAGGCCGCGCTCGGTGCCGCAGTCTTCCTCGCGGACAATGACGTCCTGGGAGACGTCCACCAGACGACGGGTCAGGTAACCCGAGTTGGCGGTACGCAGAGCGGTATCGGCAAGACCCTTACGGGCACCGTGGGTGGCGATGAAGTATTCCAGCACCGACAGACCCTCGCGGTACGAGGACTTGATCGGGCGGGGAATGATCTCACCCTTAGGGTTGGCCACCAGGCCACGGATACCGGCAATCTGGCGAACCTGCAGCCAGTTACCACGGGCACCGGAAGACACCATGCGGTTGATGTTGTTTTCCTTGGGCATGTTCGCACGCATGGCCGCAGCAACTTCGTTCGTTGCCTTGTTCCAGATGTCGATGAGCTCCTGACGGCGCTCGTCTTCTGCGATCAGGCCCTTGCCGTACTGGCTCTCGACCTTGGCGGCCTGTGCTTCGTAAACCTCCATGATGGCCGGCTTGTCGATCGGCGCGGAGATGTCCGAGATGGCAACGGTGACGCCTGAGCGGGTGGCCCAGTAGAAACCGGCGTCCTTCAGGTTATCCAGCGTCGCCGCCGTCATGACCTTCGGGTAGCGCTCTGCCAAGTCGTTCACGATCGTGGACAGCTGGCCCTTGTCTGCAACCTTCTCAACCCACGGGTAATCCGCCGGCAGGGTCTGGTTGAAGATGACCTGGCCCAGGGAGGTCTGGATGAGGGCAGGAGTGCCTTCTTCCCAGCCTTCCGGAGCCGGACGGTCGGCGGAGGGCACAAAGCCTTCCAGACGCATGCTGACCTGAGCGTTCAGGTCCAGCTCACCGAGGTCGTACGCCATCAGGGCTTCGGACGGTGTCGTGAAGAACCGGCCCTCGCCTGCTGCGCCTTCCTTCTTGGTGGTCAGGTGGTGCAGGCCGATGATCATATCCTGCGAAGGCAGGGTCACCGGACGGCCGTCCGAGGGCTTCAGGATGTTGTTCGAGGACAGCATCAGGATGCGTGCCTCGGCCTGGGCCTCCGGGCTCAGCGGCAGGTGAACTGCCATCTGGTCACCGTCGAAGTCAGCGTTGAACGCGCCACAGACGAGCGGGTGCAGCTGAAGGGCCTTGCCTTCAACGAGCTGCGGCTCGAACGCCTGGATACCCAGGCGGTGCAGGGTGGGTGCACGGTTGAGCAGCACCGGGTGTTCGGTGATGATCTCTTCCAGCACGTCCCAGACCTGCGGGCGGAAACGCTCGACCATGCGCTTGGCGCTCTTGATGTTCTGGGCGTGGTTGAGGTCAACCAGGCGCTTCATCACGAACGGCTTGAAGAGCTCCAGGGCCATCTGCTTGGGCAGACCGCACTGGTGCAGCTTCAGCTGCGGACCAACAACGATGACGGAACGGCCGGAGTAGTCAACGCGCTTACCCAGAAGGTTCTGGCGGAAACGTCCCTGCTTGCCCTTGAGCATGTCAGAGAGCGACTTCAGCGGGCGGTTACCCGGTCCGGTGACCGGACGGCCGCGGCGGCCGTTGTCGAACAGGGAGTCAACAGCTTCCTGGAGCATGCGCTTTTCGTTGTTCACGATGATCTCGGGGGCACCGAGATCCAGCAGGCGCTTCAGGCGGTTGTTGCGGTTGATCACACGGCGGTACAGGTCGTTGAGGTCGGACGTCGCGAAACGGCCGCCGTCGAGCTGGACCATCGGGCGCAGTTCCGGCGGGATGACCGGGACAGCGTCCAGGACCATGCCCAGCGGGCTGTTGGTGGTGGTCAGGAATGCGTTGACAACCTTCAGGCGCTTCAGGGCACGCGTCTTGCGCTGGCCCTTGCCGTTCTGGATGATGTCGCGCAGCAGCTCGGACTCAGCCTGCATGTCGAAGTCCTCAAGGCGCTGCTTGATGGCTTCGGCACCCATGGAGCCTTCGAAGTACAGGCCGTAGCGGTCACGCAGTTCGCGGTACAGGCCTTCATCGCCCTCGAGGTCGCCGACCTTGAGGTTCTTGAAGCGTTCCCAAACCTGCTCGAGGCGCTCGATGTTGTTGTCGGCGTCGCGGCGGACCTTGGCCATCTGGCGGTCGGCGGAGTCGCGGGCCTTCTTCTTGTCTGCTGCCTTGGCGCCTTCGCCCTCGAGGCGTGCAATTTCGCCCTCAAGATCCTTGGCGATGGCGGCAATGTCAGAGTCGCGCTGGTCGACGAGGTGCTTGCGCTCCAGGTCGTGCTCGGCCTGCAGGTTCGGAAGTTCCGCGTGGCGGTTTTCTTCGTCCACCGAGGTGATCATGTAGGCAGCGAAGTAGATGACCTTTTCGAGATCCTTCGGAGCCAGGTCCAGCAGGTAGCCCAGACGGGACGGAACACCCTTGAAGTACCAGATGTGAGTCACGGGAGCGGCAAGCTCAATGTGGCCCATGCGCTCGCGGCGCACCTTGGCACGGGTGACCTCGACGCCGCAGCGCTCACAGATGATGCCCTTGAAGCGAACTCGCTTGTACTTACCGCAGTAGCATTCCCAGTCGCGGGAAGGACCGAAGATCTTTTCGCAGAAA
Proteins encoded:
- a CDS encoding DNA-directed RNA polymerase subunit beta' — its product is MSNDSTFGLMRIGLATADEIRGWSYGEVKKPETINYRTLKPEKDGLFCEKIFGPSRDWECYCGKYKRVRFKGIICERCGVEVTRAKVRRERMGHIELAAPVTHIWYFKGVPSRLGYLLDLAPKDLEKVIYFAAYMITSVDEENRHAELPNLQAEHDLERKHLVDQRDSDIAAIAKDLEGEIARLEGEGAKAADKKKARDSADRQMAKVRRDADNNIERLEQVWERFKNLKVGDLEGDEGLYRELRDRYGLYFEGSMGAEAIKQRLEDFDMQAESELLRDIIQNGKGQRKTRALKRLKVVNAFLTTTNSPLGMVLDAVPVIPPELRPMVQLDGGRFATSDLNDLYRRVINRNNRLKRLLDLGAPEIIVNNEKRMLQEAVDSLFDNGRRGRPVTGPGNRPLKSLSDMLKGKQGRFRQNLLGKRVDYSGRSVIVVGPQLKLHQCGLPKQMALELFKPFVMKRLVDLNHAQNIKSAKRMVERFRPQVWDVLEEIITEHPVLLNRAPTLHRLGIQAFEPQLVEGKALQLHPLVCGAFNADFDGDQMAVHLPLSPEAQAEARILMLSSNNILKPSDGRPVTLPSQDMIIGLHHLTTKKEGAAGEGRFFTTPSEALMAYDLGELDLNAQVSMRLEGFVPSADRPAPEGWEEGTPALIQTSLGQVIFNQTLPADYPWVEKVADKGQLSTIVNDLAERYPKVMTAATLDNLKDAGFYWATRSGVTVAISDISAPIDKPAIMEVYEAQAAKVESQYGKGLIAEDERRQELIDIWNKATNEVAAAMRANMPKENNINRMVSSGARGNWLQVRQIAGIRGLVANPKGEIIPRPIKSSYREGLSVLEYFIATHGARKGLADTALRTANSGYLTRRLVDVSQDVIVREEDCGTERGLNVTIAVPDSKGELQLHEEVENSAYARTLATDVVDPQGNVLAKGGDDVGDVLIAKLFEAGVTDIKVRSVLTCESAVGTCALCYGRSLATGKTVDIGEAVGIIAAQSIGEPGTQLTMRTFHTGGVASAEDITQGLPRIQELFEARTPKGVAPISETAGRVTIEETDRQMRLVVTPDDGSEEIAYPVLRRARLLVADGDHVEVGQQLVFGAVDPKQILRILGPRKAQEFLVDEVQRVYRSQGVGIHDKHVEVIVRQMLRRVTVIESGDSDLLPGELAERRRFENENRRVVSEGKKPASGRPELMGITKASLATESWLSAASFQETTRVLTQAAMEGKSDPLLGLKENVIIGKLIPAGTGLPRYTEVTVEPTEEAKANLFTGPSAFSDFDYAGVDGGLSPEFHAIPLDDYDMGSDFR